The window CCTAACATTAGATCGTATCCAAATAAATGAGAATATTTCAACTGATAAATTCGCAAAATTAATTGAAGAAACTTATTAAGGGATGAGATTATGATAACAAAAAAAGCAAAACTAATCATTGACTATGAAATGACCGATGGCGGTTGTAACGCATGTGTGCCTTTCAAAGCTGAAATAGCTAAATTAATAATTGGTGATCAAACTATTATGGTAGGGGAATTAACACCCGAAGCTCTGATTATGACCATTGCTATCAAAGAAGGCTTCCGGCAAGAAATGAAATATGACGTACTAGATGACTATATTTTATTCACTTCTAATCAGTCAAATATTAAACAAACTGAAGATTTTATTCATCTACATTATCACAATTTGAACGGTTCAAACTATTCTATCAAAAAATTTTACCAAGAAAAAAATGACTTATTAGCACATGTTAACCATGTATTAGTCGAGGTATTTGATTTATATCCTATCGATTTTTAATATTAATTACCCATTTTTTAGACTTTTATCTAAAAATGGGTTTTTTTAAGAAAAAAGAGACACTTTCTTCTTGATTTTATCTTAGTATTATGAGAATATAATTAGTAAGATTAGAAAACAATTAGATTGTTTCTTCTAATCTTCTTTCTTCAAGAGTTTCCCCTATAAGTGAGTAGCAGAGTTTCATCGTCTCTGTCTACTCTTTTTTGGGCTTTAAAACACTAACTAAACAGACATTAACCCAAAAACAGGAGGGGCTAATGTCTGTTTCTTTTTTCTGTTTCCCCCAGCAACTTAATGATGAGATAAAAATCAGTCCTAAGCACCATTATCATTCCATCATAGCTTGTTATAATTAATGTAATAAAACAACAATATAAGGAGTGACGTTCAATGAATCGTTACGGAATTAATAGTATTATAAGACTAATTGTCTTACTATTCGCTCTATCAATTGGCTTAATATTGGTCGGTAAATTAATTGGGTTTACCTTAAAAATTTTACTACCCTTTGTTATCATCTACATCATCGTCAAACTATTAGAAAATTGGAGAATGCAGCGCCGTTATAAAAACCCACACTAGCCAACTAGTGTGGGGTTTACTTTTATCTTCAGTTCATCTAACCTAATGCGACATCTAAAATCATCATAATCACAAAACCTGTCATAACACCAAATACGCCATAATGTGCGCCTTTAGTTGTCGTTTGTTGTGCTTCAGGAATTAATTCTTCTACCACAACATAAATCATCGCGCCTGCTGCAAACGCCAACGCATACGGTAATATCGATGTCATATGTGCAACTAATAACGCACCGGCAATCCCAGCCATAGGTTCTACTAATCCTGACGCTTGACCGTATAAAAATGATTTCCAACGACTCAAGCCTTCTTGTCTAAGAGGGATTGAAACTGCTGCTCCTTCAGGAAAGTTTTGAATCCCAATTCCAATTGCAACTGCCATCGCACCTAACACAGCTTGTGCAGGATTATCAGCTGAAGCCGCAGCACCAAACGCTACCCCAACAGCTAGCCCTTCCGGTATGTTATGTAACGTAATCGAAAAAACTAACAATACCGTTCTCTTCAAATGACTTGGCATTCCTTCTTGTTCTTGATTATCACCAAAGTGCATATGAGGAATCACTCTATCGGCTAAATATAAAAATAAGCCTCCTAAAATAAAGCCAATCCCCACGACTAACCAAGGAATATCTCCATTTTCACGCGCACGTTCAATCGCTGGATCAAGTAACGACCAAAAACTAGCCGCAATCATCACACCTGAAGCAAAACCTAACATCAAATTAAGCACATCTTTTTTTATTTCTTTAAAGAAAAACACTAACGCAGCACCTAACGCTGTCATACCATAAGTAAATGCCGTACCAGCCAACGCCTGTTGCCATGGTGCTAAATTAACAAACCATTCTGTCATCCTGACACACCCCTTCTCATCATCTCCACTTAATCATATCATAAGCGTTTAATTTAGGGATAGTTTTTAACTAAACATTAGTTGTTAAAGAATAAACGAGGTGACATCTTATATAACCAAGTAAGCATAATAGCAGTGACTACCGCTGTTGCTAGTCCACTTCCTCCATTCATCACAAGTGAAAATAGAATCGGTGACATCCCCCAAAGCGCATATTGCCCCCAGAACACAACCCCTGCTACAAAATGCCAGAAAAATCTTGCGAATGTGCCAATAAACACACCTGCTACTAACCATTTCAATGAATCTTTTGTCTCCTTACTAGCTAAAAATCGTTTAGACACTAAACCTGCCATGCCTGCCATTGGAAAGGCGATAATATATTCAATTAACACCTGACTCACTGATAAATAGGTAATTTGTCCAGTTGCAAAATGAAGAAATCCCCAAACTAATCCGGATAATAACCCTGGTAAGAGACCACGTTTTAAAGAGTAAATAGTTAGTGGAATCATTCCTAACGAAATAGTAAAACTTGATCCAATGGTGGTTGGAATAAAGGATAATATCATTGCCAAAGCGGCAATAATTGCTCCTTCTACACCTATTAAGATCTTACTTGATGATGTTGCTGATTGTTTCATAAAAAAATCCTCCTTAATTGTATAGACGATACCATACAACAAAGGAGGAGTATAACGTTCACGTTGATACTCCATCACAATTCCTACGCGTGTCTTAACACTACAGGTTCAAGGGTATGATCTCAGCCAGTTGGCACCCCTTTGTGATGGTCGTTCTATTAAAATGTACCTTAATTATGATACAAGCATCTGAAAAAGTCAACAACTTAAGAGGCACTGTATCTCAAAATAAATAACTCAAATAGCAATTCTTTATCCATTTGTCCGGTCTTTGTTAGCCAGTCATTTTCAGCTAGCGTATCATAAAGTTGTCCTAATACTTTCAAGTCATACGCACGGACTTGCTGCATGGCTAATTGCACACGATATGGATGAACTTTTAACACATCCGCCATGTTACTCTTTTGATAGCCCATTCCTAACATAATTTTCACTTGAATTAATAAGCGAATATGTTGTAATAGAATCGCCGATATTTTGATAGTATCTTCTCCTTGAAGCAATAATTCTTGATGCAAACGTAAACTTTTTTCAGGTTGTTTTTTCATGACATAATCAACCATCTCAAAAATATTCTGCTCTAACGATTTCGCGACTAAGCTTTCAACAATAGGCTTGGTGATTTTTTTGCTCTCAAGAGAGAACAACATGATTTTATCCAACTCTGACATTACGCGAGATAATTGCATTTGGCACAGATATATTAAACTATCTAACGCTTCAGGTGTTATCTCATAATCACGTCCTTCGACGCTTTGACGAACATATTGTCGAAGTTCCTGTTCTTTCAAAGGCTCTACCGATATAACTGTCGCTTGTTTTTTTAGTTCTTTAACAATTTTTTTTCGACTGTCTAATTTATCATACGTCGCACATACCACTAAAATAGTCGAGTCCATTGGGGTAAGAATATAATCAAGCAACAGATCCGTATTATGCTCGATACTTACTTTGTGACGTTCGCCTGTTAAGAAATATGGATTGTCTAATTGAACCACTCGTTGATCACCAAAAAAAGGAATGGTATTGGCTTCTTCTATCGCAAGTGATAGAGGTAACTGCTCCATATCAAAACGGATAAAATTCATGTCATCATCTACTTCGGTCAGCACTGCCTGCTTTAATGTCGTCATAAATAAATCTGCTAAATATTGCTCTGAACCGACCAACAAGTAAACAGGTGCGAACTGACCTTTGCTTATTTTAGTTAATTCTTGTTGTAACGTCATGATTATCTTCCTTACTATTATTTTTCAATTATTATAACATAAACATACTAAGAGACTGACTAGAGGCGTGTAGTTATCTTACGATTTAACTCCCTAAGCTCACTCCTGTAGATAGTCACGAATAAGTGTCATAAAGACTTCTCCATAAGAATCATACTTTGCTTCTCCAACGCCTTTAATCGCTAGAAACGCTTCTTTTGATTTTGGACGGTAAGTCGCCATTTCTACTAAACTTTTAT is drawn from Vagococcus xieshaowenii and contains these coding sequences:
- a CDS encoding DUF4809 family protein; its protein translation is MITKKAKLIIDYEMTDGGCNACVPFKAEIAKLIIGDQTIMVGELTPEALIMTIAIKEGFRQEMKYDVLDDYILFTSNQSNIKQTEDFIHLHYHNLNGSNYSIKKFYQEKNDLLAHVNHVLVEVFDLYPIDF
- a CDS encoding ZIP family metal transporter → MTEWFVNLAPWQQALAGTAFTYGMTALGAALVFFFKEIKKDVLNLMLGFASGVMIAASFWSLLDPAIERARENGDIPWLVVGIGFILGGLFLYLADRVIPHMHFGDNQEQEGMPSHLKRTVLLVFSITLHNIPEGLAVGVAFGAAASADNPAQAVLGAMAVAIGIGIQNFPEGAAVSIPLRQEGLSRWKSFLYGQASGLVEPMAGIAGALLVAHMTSILPYALAFAAGAMIYVVVEELIPEAQQTTTKGAHYGVFGVMTGFVIMMILDVALG
- the thiT gene encoding energy-coupled thiamine transporter ThiT, with the protein product MKQSATSSSKILIGVEGAIIAALAMILSFIPTTIGSSFTISLGMIPLTIYSLKRGLLPGLLSGLVWGFLHFATGQITYLSVSQVLIEYIIAFPMAGMAGLVSKRFLASKETKDSLKWLVAGVFIGTFARFFWHFVAGVVFWGQYALWGMSPILFSLVMNGGSGLATAVVTAIMLTWLYKMSPRLFFNN
- the holA gene encoding DNA polymerase III subunit delta, whose protein sequence is MTLQQELTKISKGQFAPVYLLVGSEQYLADLFMTTLKQAVLTEVDDDMNFIRFDMEQLPLSLAIEEANTIPFFGDQRVVQLDNPYFLTGERHKVSIEHNTDLLLDYILTPMDSTILVVCATYDKLDSRKKIVKELKKQATVISVEPLKEQELRQYVRQSVEGRDYEITPEALDSLIYLCQMQLSRVMSELDKIMLFSLESKKITKPIVESLVAKSLEQNIFEMVDYVMKKQPEKSLRLHQELLLQGEDTIKISAILLQHIRLLIQVKIMLGMGYQKSNMADVLKVHPYRVQLAMQQVRAYDLKVLGQLYDTLAENDWLTKTGQMDKELLFELFILRYSAS